One Anaerohalosphaeraceae bacterium DNA segment encodes these proteins:
- a CDS encoding acyl carrier protein yields MAISREEIFKKVQDVLVDALGLDEEDVTEEATLMGDLGAESIDFLDIVFRLEKTFNIKVPREELFPAESVLNNPEFVSGGKLTAKGLAELKARMPHTDLSDFAKDPDVNKIADLFTVGAIVNFLEAKLNG; encoded by the coding sequence ATGGCAATCAGCCGCGAGGAAATCTTCAAGAAAGTTCAGGATGTTTTGGTGGATGCACTCGGTTTGGATGAAGAGGATGTGACCGAAGAGGCCACCCTGATGGGCGATTTGGGGGCGGAAAGCATCGACTTTCTCGACATTGTGTTCCGTCTGGAAAAAACCTTCAACATCAAAGTCCCGCGTGAAGAGCTCTTCCCCGCCGAAAGTGTGCTGAACAATCCGGAATTTGTCAGCGGCGGAAAGCTGACCGCCAAAGGGCTGGCGGAACTGAAGGCCCGGATGCCTCACACCGACCTGAGCGATTTTGCCAAAGACCCCGACGTCAACAAAATCGCCGACCTCTTTACCGTTGGTGCGATTGTCAACTTCTTAGAGGCAAAACTGAACGGCTGA
- a CDS encoding beta-ketoacyl-[acyl-carrier-protein] synthase family protein: MAGRRVVITAVGAVSPLGLTSRQMWEGLLQGRCGIGRIRAFDPVKMPCQIAGEVPEYNIRDYVPKAYRKAAKLMCRDIELSVMAADEAVRASGLVTKAIDPEHPTLPSERTGIDFASGIISCELPEIAPSVAVSAENGRFDMKKWGREGIPTVTPLWLLKYLPNMLACHIGIIHDIQGPSNTITCGEVSSHIAVSEGAEMIQRGHADIVLAGGGEAKVNPLLMVRQCLLKRSTFSGNHNPQAACRPFDAKADGSVFGEGAGVLILEDLDFAQKRGAAILAEYAGGASSASDTDDYIHLKNGEGLEIAIRQALEEARVRPEELDLIIPHGTAIPSDDRIEAAVLEKILGSAVSRVPVWPLKGQLSHAGSAAGALDMAAAVLAIRNQTIGAAFNLETPLNGCRLVFPKKAAAHSVHTVLCCGYSFGGQTAAVVLKRYEEKTE; encoded by the coding sequence ATGGCAGGACGCCGCGTGGTCATTACAGCCGTCGGAGCCGTCAGCCCCCTCGGATTAACCAGCCGTCAGATGTGGGAGGGCCTTCTGCAGGGCCGCTGCGGAATCGGGCGGATTCGTGCCTTTGACCCCGTGAAAATGCCCTGTCAGATTGCCGGCGAAGTCCCGGAGTACAACATCCGCGACTATGTCCCCAAAGCCTATCGAAAAGCCGCCAAACTGATGTGCCGCGACATCGAATTGTCGGTGATGGCGGCCGATGAAGCCGTCCGGGCATCGGGGCTGGTTACCAAGGCCATAGACCCGGAGCACCCGACCCTTCCTTCGGAAAGGACCGGCATTGATTTTGCCTCCGGAATCATCAGCTGTGAACTGCCGGAAATTGCTCCTTCTGTGGCGGTTTCAGCGGAAAACGGGCGGTTTGATATGAAAAAATGGGGTCGGGAAGGCATCCCGACGGTCACCCCCCTCTGGCTGCTCAAATACCTGCCGAATATGCTGGCCTGCCACATCGGAATCATTCACGACATTCAGGGGCCCAGCAACACCATCACCTGCGGCGAGGTGAGTTCGCATATTGCCGTCAGCGAAGGGGCGGAAATGATTCAGCGCGGACACGCCGACATTGTCCTGGCCGGCGGCGGGGAAGCCAAAGTCAACCCGCTTCTGATGGTGCGTCAATGTCTGCTGAAACGCTCCACCTTTTCGGGAAATCATAACCCGCAGGCGGCCTGCCGGCCTTTTGACGCCAAAGCCGACGGTTCCGTCTTTGGCGAAGGGGCCGGTGTGCTGATCCTCGAAGACCTCGATTTTGCCCAAAAACGCGGGGCCGCCATTCTGGCTGAATATGCCGGCGGGGCCTCCAGTGCTTCCGACACCGATGATTACATCCACCTGAAGAACGGAGAGGGACTGGAAATCGCCATCCGGCAGGCCCTCGAAGAAGCCCGCGTCCGCCCGGAAGAACTGGATTTGATTATCCCGCACGGAACGGCTATTCCCTCCGATGACCGAATCGAAGCGGCCGTTTTGGAAAAAATTCTCGGCAGTGCCGTCAGCCGCGTGCCTGTCTGGCCCCTGAAAGGGCAGCTGAGCCATGCCGGCTCGGCTGCCGGTGCACTGGATATGGCGGCCGCCGTACTGGCCATCCGGAACCAAACCATCGGGGCTGCTTTTAATCTGGAAACTCCGCTGAACGGCTGCCGGCTGGTTTTCCCGAAGAAAGCCGCCGCACATTCTGTTCACACCGTTCTTTGCTGCGGATACAGTTTTGGAGGGCAGACCGCCGCCGTCGTCCTGAAGCGATACGAGGAGAAAACAGAATGA
- a CDS encoding 3-hydroxyacyl-ACP dehydratase FabZ family protein, translated as MRWIWIDKFLEFESGKRAVALKNVTLAEEHLHDHFPGFPVMPECLMIEAMAQTAGILVGQARNFQEKVILAKIKKAVFYHYVRPGDTITLHAQIESISPEAASTEGEIRRGQDLIARISLMFSHIDKNLSGKRFPEENFVFTDTFCSLLDGFVQQDSSEGRS; from the coding sequence ATGCGCTGGATTTGGATTGACAAGTTTCTTGAGTTCGAAAGCGGCAAACGAGCTGTGGCACTCAAAAATGTCACGCTCGCCGAAGAGCACCTGCACGACCATTTTCCGGGCTTTCCGGTGATGCCGGAATGTCTGATGATTGAAGCGATGGCTCAGACGGCCGGCATTTTGGTCGGACAGGCCCGCAATTTTCAGGAAAAAGTCATCCTGGCCAAAATCAAAAAGGCGGTCTTTTACCATTATGTCCGGCCCGGTGATACGATTACCCTGCACGCCCAGATTGAAAGCATCTCCCCGGAAGCCGCCAGCACCGAAGGGGAAATTCGCCGCGGACAGGACCTGATTGCACGCATCAGTCTGATGTTCAGCCATATTGACAAAAACCTGTCGGGAAAACGCTTCCCGGAGGAAAATTTCGTCTTCACCGATACCTTCTGTTCCCTGCTCGACGGATTTGTGCAGCAGGATTCTTCGGAGGGCCGCTCCTGA
- a CDS encoding DUF4914 family protein, producing the protein MKTIDYRKDWQKTSLPEHIKQILGSCRSLCFPLNRNEILDMATGGQKSGTFEVAYDVPGKGRVVEATVVRCKNGLSINYTEPYMRRRDPDCMVIADKRETDKVRFEDRFQRPFEPLREETFAWLSTQDLSVTFFTIGAFEVESGQGAMLIAPKNAGFFIGGLADLQGLVPPDKIPDNFRIRSVIYLAPPFRHTHFSGKQVVVHNRLPGLHEIFSFNLYPGPSAKKGIYGVLLSIGEEEDWPTLHGSTVQVVTPYDNVTTIMHEGASGGGKSEMLEYVHRQKDGRLLLGTNIITGEQRLLVLNQGCQLRPVTDDMAMCMPNTIKSNGYLLAKDAEQAWFVRLNHIMHYGTDPHLESITIHPAEPLIFLSLQGVENATCLIWEHTEDAPGVRCPNPRVILPRRLVPGVVDGSVEVSIRSFGIRTPPCTKEHPTYGIIGYMHVLPAALAWLWRLVAPRGHSNPSITDTVGMTSEGVGSYWPFAAGRIVDHANLLLRQIRATPKVRYVLMPNQHVGAWETSFMPQWIGREYLARRGLARFQPHQLTPSRCPLLGYAFTSMQVEGTPIPNIFLQTDRQPEVGEEGYDKGAEILRQFFVKELQKFRHPDLDPLGKDIINCCLDGGTVQDYESLLYDVFS; encoded by the coding sequence ATGAAAACAATAGATTATCGGAAAGACTGGCAGAAAACCAGCCTTCCGGAGCACATTAAACAGATTTTGGGCAGTTGCCGTTCCTTGTGTTTTCCGCTCAATCGAAACGAAATCCTGGATATGGCTACGGGAGGCCAAAAGAGCGGAACCTTTGAAGTGGCTTACGATGTGCCCGGCAAAGGCCGTGTGGTCGAGGCAACCGTGGTACGCTGCAAAAACGGCCTTTCCATCAATTATACGGAACCCTACATGCGGAGAAGAGACCCGGACTGCATGGTGATTGCGGATAAGCGCGAAACAGACAAAGTCCGTTTTGAAGACCGGTTTCAGAGGCCTTTTGAGCCCCTTCGCGAGGAAACCTTTGCGTGGCTGAGCACACAAGACCTGTCTGTGACTTTCTTTACCATCGGGGCGTTCGAAGTAGAAAGCGGACAGGGAGCTATGCTCATCGCCCCCAAAAACGCCGGATTCTTCATCGGCGGGCTGGCCGACCTGCAGGGACTTGTGCCGCCGGATAAAATTCCGGATAACTTCCGAATCAGAAGCGTCATTTACCTGGCGCCGCCTTTCCGCCATACTCACTTCAGCGGAAAGCAGGTGGTTGTCCACAACCGGCTGCCCGGCCTTCACGAAATCTTCTCCTTCAATCTCTATCCGGGGCCCAGCGCCAAAAAAGGCATCTATGGGGTCCTCCTGTCAATTGGAGAAGAAGAAGACTGGCCGACCCTGCACGGCTCCACCGTTCAGGTTGTCACGCCGTATGACAACGTAACAACTATTATGCATGAAGGGGCCAGCGGCGGCGGAAAAAGCGAGATGCTCGAATATGTCCATCGGCAAAAAGACGGACGCCTTCTGCTCGGAACCAACATCATCACCGGCGAGCAGCGTCTGCTGGTCCTGAATCAGGGATGCCAGCTTCGCCCGGTTACCGATGATATGGCGATGTGCATGCCCAACACCATCAAGTCCAACGGATATCTGCTGGCCAAAGATGCGGAACAGGCCTGGTTCGTTCGTCTGAATCATATTATGCATTACGGCACAGACCCCCATCTGGAAAGCATTACGATTCACCCCGCAGAACCTCTGATTTTCCTGAGTCTGCAGGGGGTGGAAAACGCCACGTGTCTTATTTGGGAACATACCGAGGATGCTCCCGGCGTCCGCTGTCCAAACCCTCGGGTCATCCTGCCCAGACGTCTGGTACCCGGCGTAGTGGACGGTTCTGTGGAAGTGTCCATTCGCAGTTTCGGCATCCGAACGCCTCCGTGCACAAAAGAGCATCCGACATACGGAATCATCGGATACATGCATGTTTTGCCGGCGGCTTTGGCCTGGCTGTGGCGGCTGGTCGCCCCGCGCGGACATTCCAACCCGAGCATCACGGATACCGTCGGCATGACCAGCGAAGGGGTCGGTTCGTACTGGCCCTTTGCCGCCGGTCGAATTGTGGACCACGCCAACCTCCTGCTGCGGCAAATCCGTGCTACGCCCAAAGTGCGTTACGTCCTGATGCCCAACCAGCACGTCGGGGCCTGGGAAACCAGCTTTATGCCGCAGTGGATTGGCCGTGAATATCTGGCGCGAAGAGGGCTCGCTCGTTTTCAGCCTCACCAGCTGACTCCCTCGCGATGCCCCCTGCTCGGATACGCGTTTACCTCCATGCAGGTGGAAGGAACACCGATCCCAAACATTTTCCTGCAAACCGACAGACAGCCTGAAGTCGGAGAAGAGGGGTACGACAAAGGAGCGGAAATCCTTCGGCAGTTCTTTGTCAAGGAACTCCAGAAATTCCGTCATCCGGATTTGGATCCGCTCGGCAAGGATATTATCAACTGCTGTCTGGACGGCGGAACGGTTCAGGACTACGAATCGCTGCTGTATGATGTTTTTTCCTGA
- the aroA gene encoding 3-phosphoshikimate 1-carboxyvinyltransferase, whose product MKLLVQKSELCGTAAIPGSKSHTIRAVAIASLADGQSRIRCPLVSGDTLSAVHCYRTLGAQIDTSSNSEWLVHGTRGKISNEHCRIDVGNSGTTLRLAMGSASLASKNSSIILDGDEQTRTRLVGALLQSLKDLGADGKCLKNNGYAPIEIRGTLQGGQTSIECFTSQFLSSLLLACPLAEGDSLIRVPLLNEPDYAKMTLDWLDRQGICYKKTEMKEFFIPGGQKYSAFDAPIPADFSSATFFLCAGALIGKEITLTGLDFTDSQPDKAVVDYLTRMGARIEHSSEGITIFKSALRGIDIDMNRTPDALPAMAVTAAFAEGTTRFLNVPQARKKETDRIACMAAELKKLGADVEELPDGLIVHGGRPLRSTHLNGHGDHRIVMALSLAGMMLDGQTVIDTAEAVNITFPTYASLMQSLGGHLTLLP is encoded by the coding sequence ATGAAGCTTTTGGTACAAAAATCAGAACTATGCGGGACTGCGGCAATTCCCGGCTCCAAGTCCCATACCATTCGTGCCGTCGCGATTGCTTCTCTGGCCGACGGACAAAGCCGCATCCGCTGCCCTCTTGTCTCCGGCGATACCTTAAGCGCTGTCCACTGCTATCGAACGCTGGGGGCCCAAATTGATACCTCCAGCAACTCAGAATGGCTTGTTCATGGCACCCGCGGAAAAATCTCAAACGAACACTGTCGGATTGATGTCGGAAACTCCGGCACAACCCTGCGGCTGGCTATGGGGTCGGCATCGCTGGCATCCAAAAACTCATCAATCATTCTGGACGGGGATGAGCAAACTCGCACTCGACTCGTGGGAGCCCTCCTGCAGTCCTTAAAAGACCTCGGAGCCGACGGCAAATGCCTGAAAAATAATGGATATGCTCCGATAGAAATCCGTGGTACACTCCAAGGCGGGCAAACTTCGATTGAATGTTTTACCAGTCAATTTTTATCTTCCCTGCTTTTGGCCTGTCCTTTGGCGGAAGGCGATTCACTCATTCGCGTTCCCCTGCTGAACGAGCCGGATTATGCCAAAATGACACTCGACTGGCTGGATCGTCAGGGGATTTGTTACAAAAAGACCGAAATGAAAGAATTTTTCATCCCCGGCGGGCAGAAATACTCTGCCTTTGATGCTCCGATTCCCGCCGATTTCTCCAGTGCTACATTTTTTTTATGCGCGGGGGCCTTAATCGGCAAAGAAATCACCCTGACCGGACTGGATTTTACCGACAGCCAGCCCGATAAGGCCGTGGTCGATTACCTCACCCGAATGGGGGCCCGCATTGAACATTCCTCCGAAGGAATCACTATATTCAAGTCGGCCCTGAGAGGTATCGATATTGATATGAACCGAACCCCGGATGCCCTTCCTGCTATGGCCGTCACGGCTGCCTTCGCAGAAGGTACAACCCGATTTTTGAATGTTCCGCAGGCCCGCAAAAAAGAGACGGACCGTATCGCCTGCATGGCCGCAGAATTGAAAAAACTCGGGGCCGACGTCGAGGAACTCCCGGATGGACTGATTGTCCACGGAGGCAGGCCCCTCCGCTCTACTCACCTGAACGGACACGGTGACCACCGCATTGTGATGGCTCTCAGTCTGGCGGGGATGATGCTGGACGGCCAAACGGTCATCGATACGGCGGAAGCGGTGAATATCACGTTTCCAACCTATGCTTCTTTGATGCAGTCACTCGGCGGACATTTGACTCTTCTGCCCTGA
- a CDS encoding ATP-dependent Clp protease ATP-binding subunit, whose amino-acid sequence MFERFTDRARKVMALANQEAQRFNHEYIGTEHILLGLVKEGSGVAANVLKNMDVDLKKLRLGIEKLVKSGPDMVTMGKLPQTPRAKKVIEYAIEEARALNHNYVGTEHILLGLLRETEGIAAQVLMNLGLKLEDVRQEVLNLLGAGVEDNSSYPAMGMKMNPSIPPSSAQSVKAKSKTPALDSFGRDLTELAAKDELDPVIGRQTEIERLVQILCRRTKNNPVLLGEAGVGKTAIVEGLAQRIVSHEVPEILRDKRLVVLDLAMMVAGTKYRGQFEERIKAVINEVRRAGNVILFIDELHTLVGAGGAEGAIDASNVLKPALARGEVQCIGATTFDEYRKYVEKDAALERRFQTIIVEPPSKEETLQILRGLRDRYEQHHRVRFTDEALYQAVELSSRYISGRCLPDKAIDVIDEAGARVRLKNMTPPPDLAEFEAKIEKLQAEKDEAVRNADYERAAALRDDIQRILDEKAEVQRQWQEQNNDKVGVVDVDVVAEVVSKMTGVPLTRLEKEEAEKLLELEAELHKTVVSQDEAISAVAKAVRRSRSGLKDPNRPMGSFIFIGPSGVGKTLLARALAEFMFGDADALIQIDMSEYMEKHNVSRLVGAPPGYVGYEEGGQLTERIRRRPYAVLLLDEIEKAHSDVYNMLLQIMEEGRLTDSFGRHVDFKNVILIMTSNIGAELIKNQSGFGFGKRTEQANYEKMKELLDKEIERHFRPEFLNRLDAVIVFRPLTRENLQTIVEYELRKVFKRLIEHGLRLELDEAAKEFLINKGYNPEFGARPLRRAIERYIEDPISEDLLRGKFKGKKVIRISVQDEEHLRFEGIDEQEKPAEETAVVHSETPGPAAGQ is encoded by the coding sequence ATGTTTGAGCGTTTTACGGACAGAGCCCGAAAGGTGATGGCCTTGGCCAACCAGGAAGCTCAGCGTTTTAATCATGAATATATCGGGACGGAACATATTCTCTTGGGGTTGGTCAAGGAAGGCAGCGGGGTTGCCGCCAATGTTTTGAAAAACATGGATGTGGACCTCAAGAAGCTGCGGCTTGGGATTGAAAAGCTGGTCAAGAGCGGTCCCGATATGGTCACGATGGGCAAACTGCCGCAGACTCCGAGAGCCAAAAAGGTCATCGAGTATGCGATAGAAGAAGCCCGCGCATTAAATCACAATTACGTGGGAACGGAGCATATCCTCCTGGGTCTTCTTCGCGAGACGGAGGGCATAGCAGCTCAGGTCCTGATGAATCTGGGGTTGAAACTGGAAGATGTTCGACAGGAAGTGCTGAATCTGCTGGGAGCCGGAGTCGAGGATAACAGCAGCTATCCGGCCATGGGGATGAAAATGAATCCATCGATACCGCCTTCGTCCGCTCAGTCGGTCAAGGCCAAAAGCAAAACACCGGCGCTGGACAGCTTCGGTCGGGATTTGACGGAGCTGGCGGCCAAAGATGAACTGGACCCTGTGATCGGTCGTCAAACGGAAATCGAACGCCTGGTGCAGATTCTCTGTCGTCGTACGAAAAACAATCCGGTCCTGCTGGGGGAAGCCGGCGTCGGAAAGACGGCGATTGTAGAAGGGCTGGCACAGCGGATTGTTTCGCACGAAGTGCCGGAGATTCTGCGGGATAAGCGTCTGGTTGTTCTGGACCTGGCGATGATGGTGGCCGGCACAAAATACCGCGGCCAGTTTGAGGAGCGCATCAAGGCCGTAATTAATGAAGTGCGCCGGGCCGGCAACGTCATTCTGTTCATTGATGAGCTTCATACGCTGGTAGGGGCCGGCGGGGCGGAAGGGGCCATCGATGCTTCCAACGTTCTAAAACCCGCTCTGGCACGCGGCGAGGTGCAGTGCATCGGTGCGACGACTTTTGATGAATACCGCAAGTATGTGGAAAAGGATGCGGCACTGGAGCGTCGCTTCCAGACGATTATTGTAGAACCTCCGAGCAAGGAGGAGACGCTGCAGATTCTCCGCGGTCTGCGGGATCGGTACGAACAGCATCACCGCGTCCGGTTTACAGATGAGGCCCTCTATCAGGCAGTAGAGCTGTCCAGCCGGTATATTTCCGGGCGCTGTCTGCCGGATAAGGCCATTGACGTGATTGACGAGGCGGGGGCTCGTGTACGTCTGAAGAATATGACGCCGCCGCCGGATTTGGCGGAATTTGAGGCCAAGATTGAAAAACTTCAGGCCGAGAAGGATGAAGCCGTTCGAAATGCTGATTATGAGCGGGCGGCGGCTTTGCGGGATGATATCCAGCGGATTCTGGATGAGAAAGCGGAAGTCCAGCGGCAATGGCAGGAGCAGAACAACGACAAGGTCGGCGTTGTGGATGTGGATGTCGTCGCCGAAGTGGTCAGCAAAATGACCGGGGTTCCGCTGACGCGTCTGGAGAAGGAAGAAGCCGAAAAGCTGCTCGAACTGGAAGCGGAGCTGCATAAAACGGTGGTCTCTCAGGATGAGGCCATCAGTGCTGTGGCCAAGGCCGTGCGCCGAAGCCGCAGCGGTCTGAAGGACCCGAACCGTCCGATGGGCAGCTTTATCTTCATCGGCCCCAGCGGCGTGGGCAAGACGCTTCTGGCCCGCGCATTGGCCGAGTTTATGTTCGGCGATGCCGATGCGCTCATTCAGATTGATATGAGCGAGTATATGGAAAAGCACAACGTCAGCCGGCTGGTGGGGGCACCGCCCGGGTATGTCGGCTATGAAGAGGGCGGTCAGCTGACCGAGCGAATCCGCCGACGGCCGTATGCCGTGCTGCTGCTGGATGAAATCGAGAAGGCCCACTCCGATGTGTATAACATGCTTCTGCAGATTATGGAGGAAGGCCGTCTGACGGACTCCTTCGGACGTCACGTCGATTTCAAGAACGTCATCCTGATTATGACCAGCAATATCGGCGCTGAGCTGATTAAGAACCAGTCCGGGTTCGGCTTCGGCAAGCGGACGGAGCAGGCGAACTATGAAAAGATGAAGGAGCTGCTGGATAAGGAAATCGAGCGGCACTTCCGTCCGGAATTCCTGAACCGGCTGGATGCGGTGATTGTCTTTAGGCCGCTGACGCGGGAAAATCTGCAGACGATTGTGGAATATGAGCTCCGCAAGGTCTTCAAGCGGCTTATTGAGCACGGCCTGCGTCTGGAGCTGGATGAAGCCGCCAAGGAGTTCCTGATTAACAAGGGGTATAATCCGGAGTTCGGGGCTCGTCCGCTGCGTCGGGCGATTGAGCGCTACATCGAAGACCCGATTTCGGAAGACCTGCTGCGCGGGAAATTCAAAGGCAAAAAGGTTATCCGCATCAGCGTGCAGGATGAGGAGCATCTGCGGTTCGAAGGCATAGACGAGCAAGAGAAGCCGGCGGAAGAAACGGCGGTTGTGCATTCGGAGACGCCGGGCCCGGCAGCCGGGCAGTAA
- a CDS encoding YgiQ family radical SAM protein, which yields MGSKKDNRFLPASPQEMRALGWERPDIILVTGDAYVDHPAFGVSLIGRWLQKHGFRVAILDQPDWRQVEPFRQFGPPRLFWGITSGCIDSRLAMYASMGHRRKKDDYSPGGRTDLRPDKPLAAYTARCREAFKGIPIVLGGLEASLRRLVHYDYVEDQLKRSILIEAKADLLVFGMAERQILEIARRLDAGQSLADLTDIPGLAYRLIGGLPRPAEAVELPGWEDLRADSGLFMKAHLIYQKEAHPMGRPVVQSQGQETVAVNPPAYPLSEEEMDAVYALPFTRCWHPKYDKQGGIAALEPVRFSIATHRGCFGGCSFCSIYFHQGKLISSRSEDSILQEAAAIASHPDFKGTIQDIGGPTANMYGMRCGRKGGSCGRSSCICPEVCPHLQADHRRLIRLLEALQDWAKSQKRPIRMVVGSGIRHDLALRDNRYLELLVRQFVGGHLKVAPEHFCSDVLALMNKPPFEVFEQFEKKFSEISRKAGKKQYLVPYFISGHPGCSPEEAVRLTEYLIRRNWKPRQVQDFVPIPLTLSTAMFVSGCSPQGKPIHIPKGLREKKLQFALLQYYDKANRKILEPFLKEKGLEQLRRQIGYIQDRFGIHSKTDKTAHPFQ from the coding sequence ATGGGTTCTAAAAAAGACAATCGTTTTTTGCCTGCTTCTCCGCAGGAGATGCGAGCCCTCGGATGGGAACGCCCGGACATCATCCTGGTTACAGGAGATGCCTATGTGGACCATCCGGCTTTCGGGGTGTCTCTGATAGGCCGATGGCTTCAAAAGCATGGATTTCGGGTTGCAATCCTGGACCAGCCGGACTGGCGCCAGGTCGAGCCGTTTCGGCAATTTGGACCGCCGCGGCTGTTTTGGGGGATTACCTCCGGCTGCATTGATTCCCGCTTGGCTATGTATGCCTCGATGGGGCATCGGCGGAAGAAAGACGACTACAGCCCGGGCGGACGGACCGATTTGCGTCCGGACAAACCGCTGGCGGCTTATACGGCCCGCTGTCGGGAGGCCTTTAAGGGGATTCCGATTGTTTTAGGCGGGCTGGAAGCCAGTTTGAGGCGGCTGGTTCATTACGACTATGTGGAAGACCAGCTGAAACGCTCGATTTTGATTGAGGCCAAGGCGGATTTGCTGGTTTTCGGGATGGCGGAGCGGCAGATTCTTGAGATTGCCCGCCGACTCGACGCCGGACAATCGTTGGCGGACTTAACAGACATTCCTGGGCTTGCCTATCGGCTGATAGGGGGGCTCCCGCGGCCGGCGGAAGCGGTCGAACTGCCGGGCTGGGAGGACCTTCGGGCAGACAGCGGCCTTTTTATGAAAGCCCATCTGATTTATCAAAAAGAAGCCCATCCGATGGGGCGGCCTGTGGTTCAAAGTCAGGGGCAGGAAACAGTGGCCGTCAATCCGCCCGCCTACCCCCTTTCTGAAGAAGAAATGGATGCCGTTTATGCCCTTCCGTTTACCCGTTGCTGGCATCCGAAGTATGACAAGCAGGGGGGCATTGCGGCCCTCGAGCCGGTTCGATTCAGCATTGCCACCCATCGAGGATGCTTTGGGGGATGCAGTTTTTGTTCGATTTATTTTCATCAAGGCAAGCTCATTTCCAGCCGCTCGGAAGATTCAATTTTGCAGGAAGCGGCTGCCATTGCCTCCCATCCGGACTTTAAGGGCACGATTCAGGATATCGGAGGGCCGACCGCGAATATGTACGGGATGCGGTGCGGCAGGAAGGGCGGGTCCTGCGGTCGGAGCAGCTGTATTTGTCCGGAGGTGTGCCCACACTTACAGGCAGACCACAGGCGGCTGATTCGCCTCCTGGAGGCACTGCAAGACTGGGCAAAAAGCCAGAAACGACCGATTCGAATGGTTGTGGGCTCCGGGATTCGACACGATTTGGCCTTAAGGGATAATCGATATCTTGAATTGCTCGTGCGCCAGTTTGTGGGTGGGCATCTAAAAGTGGCTCCGGAGCATTTTTGCTCGGATGTCTTGGCTTTGATGAATAAGCCGCCTTTTGAGGTATTTGAGCAGTTCGAAAAAAAGTTTTCGGAGATATCCAGGAAGGCAGGCAAAAAGCAATATCTGGTTCCCTATTTTATCAGCGGCCATCCGGGGTGCAGTCCGGAAGAGGCCGTTCGGCTGACAGAATATCTGATTCGGCGAAACTGGAAACCCAGGCAGGTTCAGGATTTTGTGCCGATTCCGCTGACCCTTTCCACGGCGATGTTTGTCAGCGGCTGTTCACCGCAGGGCAAGCCGATTCATATTCCCAAAGGGCTTCGGGAAAAGAAACTCCAGTTTGCTTTGCTGCAGTATTACGATAAGGCAAACCGAAAAATCCTCGAGCCGTTTCTCAAAGAAAAAGGGCTCGAGCAGCTCCGAAGACAAATTGGGTATATCCAGGATCGGTTCGGCATTCATTCCAAAACGGACAAGACGGCGCACCCCTTTCAATGA
- a CDS encoding hotdog fold thioesterase, with the protein MEKGREVFQKDAFARLCGVELLEAGEGTARARLVIRPEHMNAVGIVHGAAIFTLADAVFAAAANSYDHVAVAVNINISYLKAVSGGVLYAQAQERNREGRIGSYLITVTDEEGQTTAVFEGLVYRKFRNT; encoded by the coding sequence ATGGAAAAAGGCAGGGAGGTTTTTCAGAAGGATGCATTTGCCCGCCTGTGCGGAGTTGAACTGCTGGAAGCCGGAGAAGGAACGGCTCGAGCTCGGCTGGTGATTCGGCCGGAGCACATGAATGCCGTCGGAATCGTTCACGGCGCGGCGATTTTCACGCTGGCAGATGCGGTTTTTGCCGCCGCCGCCAACTCCTATGACCATGTTGCGGTGGCCGTCAATATCAACATTTCCTACCTGAAGGCTGTCAGCGGAGGGGTGCTTTATGCGCAGGCCCAAGAGCGGAATCGGGAGGGCCGAATCGGCAGTTATCTGATTACGGTGACGGATGAAGAAGGCCAAACTACGGCGGTTTTTGAAGGTCTTGTCTATCGGAAGTTTCGGAATACCTGA